DNA from Candidatus Rokuibacteriota bacterium:
TGCCGACGCAGCTCATCCACACGAGGTCGGCGCGCGCGGCGGCGAGGATCTCCGCCGCTCGGCGCACGTCGTCGAGACGCTGCTCGCCGGTATAGGGCGAGGCCGACGTCACCACCGCCTCGATGCCGCGCTCCGCGAACTGCCGGTGCGCCTGCTCGATCTGTCCGGCCGAGGGCTTGATGACGCCGAGCCGCCGTCCACCGGCCAGCGCCGAGATGATCGCGGGGAAGACGCGGCCGGGGTTCACGACGAGGACGTCGGAGCGGCGTCTCGGACCCGTCGCGAAGCCGGGCGGCGATGCCGACCTCGCCAGGCCCCGGGCCGAGCGCTTCGATCTCACGCCGGCGGAGGTCATCCAGCGCGCCAGCCTGCAAGACCTCGACCGGACGCGTGAAGAACGGGGTCATGAAGGGTACGAGATCGTCGCGCGGCGCTTGACCCACAGTCACCATCCCGATGCGGTCCATGGCTGACTCCTCCCCCGACCCCGGGACCCCGCGAATGATATCTACGCTCTGCCGATGACGACCGGCTCTTGACTCGGCGTCACGGCCCGGGCAGCCATGGCGCGGGGCGCCGGCGGTCTCCGCTCCCGCTCGCGGCGCCCCGCCGCCTGCTCTTCGGATGGTGGAGGGTAAGGGATTCGAACCCTCGACCTCGGCGTTGCGAACGCCGCGCTCTCCCAACTGAGCTAACCCCCCCTGGACAGCCTCCGTATTCTACCCACGCAGGGGGGACATCACAAGCAGCGCGTCACTGGCCAGCCGGGATCCCGGGGGCCGGTGGCGGCTGCGCAGCCTTGAAGGCGTTGACCACCGCGCCGAAGAGCTCCATGGGCAGCGGGAAGAACGTCGTCGTGTTCCGCTCCGAGGCGATCTCCCTCATGGTCTGGAGATACCGGAGCTGGATGGCGATGGGATAGCGCGACAGCACGTCTGCCGCCTCGGAGAGCTTCGCGGCGGCCTGGAACTCTCCGTCCGCGTTGATCACCTTGGCGCGCCGCTCGCGCTCGGCCTCGGCCTGCTTGGACATGGCCCGCTGCATGTCCTGCGGCAGGTCGACGTTCTTCACCTCCACGGCTGCGACCTTGATGCCCCACGGCGTCGTG
Protein-coding regions in this window:
- a CDS encoding AroM family protein, producing MRSKRSARGLARSASPPGFATGPRRRSDVLVVNPGRVFPAIISALAGGRRLGVIKPSAGQIEQAHRQFAERGIEAVVTSASPYTGEQRLDDVRRAAEILAAARADLVWMSCVGMDEAMREIVVEVTGRPTVLARSILARVIDELLAAGCVPAAT